From the Pungitius pungitius chromosome 6, fPunPun2.1, whole genome shotgun sequence genome, one window contains:
- the LOC119195884 gene encoding histone H2A yields MSGRGKTGGKARAKAKTRSSRAGLQFPVGRVHRHLRKGNYAQRVGAGAPVYLAAVLEYLTAEILELAGNAARDNKKTRIIPRHLQLAVRNDEELNKLLGGVTIAQGGVLPNIQAVLLPKKTEKPAKSK; encoded by the coding sequence ATGAGCGGCAGAGGCAAAACCGGTGGCAAAGCCAGAGCGAAGGCCAAGACCCGCTCCTCTCGTGCCGGACTCCAGTTCCCAGTCGGTCGTGTCCACAGACATCTGCGCAAAGGCAACTATGCGCAGCGTGTCGGCGCAGGAGCCCCCGTCTACCTGGCGGCTGTGCTGGAGTACCTGACCGCTGAGATCCTGGAGCTGGCTGGAAACGCTGCCCGCGACAACAAGAAGACTCGCATCATCCCGCGTCACCTGCAGCTGGCTGTCCGCAACGACGAGGAGCTCAACAAGCTGCTGGGCGGAGTGACCATCGCTCAGGGCGGCGTGCTGCCCAACATCCAGGCTGTGCTTCTGCCCAAGAAGACCGAGAAGCCCGCAAAGTCCAAGTAA
- the LOC119195846 gene encoding protein-glutamine gamma-glutamyltransferase 2-like, translating into MIMDVNLRCRENNLAHRTKEIDKERLIVRRGQPFSITVQCSGTIPPNHHLELVLHIGKKDEVEIKVQKERGVGDKWWFSQQGAQDEMLLTLHSQPDAIIGQYRLTMLMMSPDGRTIEKTDKTRFHLLFNPWCKDDAVYLPDEKLLQEYIMNESGVIYMGSTERIDGISWSYGQFEDYVMDICFEVLNNSKEALKNSEMDINLRSDPVYVSRIITAMVNSNGDRGVLTGRWHEPYSDGVAPTKWTGSVPILQQWSRAGAGPVKYGQCWVFAAVACTVLRCLGIPTRLITNFNSAHDVDGNLSVDILLNEKLERVDSRNKADSSWNFHCWVESWMRRGDLPKGNDGWQVLDPTPQELSDGEFCCGPCPVTAIKEGNLAVKYDAPFIFAEVNADTIYWIIHDNGQRQKIKVDHTAVGRNISTKSVYGNQREDVTLRYKYPEGSMKEREVYEKAGRRYPEPINENTEPGLKLSIKHAKPVFGTDFDVFVEVKNEGGSEAHAQLTIIVTAATYSSLHRGECKRQKINVTVPAHKAHREVLRLHYDDYAHCVSEHHLIKVRAFLDSSGNGDPIMTTANIPLSMPEVLVQVPGKAVEFETAKAFFTFTNPLPVPLVGGVFTVEGAGLLVATEIPVSGDILPGQEVSVGLSFSPIRSGVRTLIVDFESNRLKDVKGVATVVVHRKYRPIIVTCY; encoded by the exons ATGATTATGGACGTAAATCTGAGATGTCGTGAAAACAACTTGGCTCATCGCACCAAGGAGATCGATAAGGAGCGCCTGATTGTCCGCAGAGGTCAACCCTTCTCCATAACTGTGCAGTGCTCTGGGACCATTCCTCCCAACCACCACCTGGAACTGGTTCTGCACATTG GTAAGAAAGATGAGGTGGAGATCAAGGTTCAGAAGGAGCGTGGGGTCGGAGACAAGTGGTGGTTCAGCCAGCAGGGAGCGCAGGACGAAATGCTGCTGACTCTGCACAGCCAACCGGATGCTATCATTGGCCAGTACCGTTTGACtatgttgatgatgtcacctgACGGACGCACTATAGAGAAGACCGACAAGACAAGATTTCACCTTCTTTTCAACCCTTGGTgcaaag ATGACGCAGTGTACCTCCCCGATGAGAAGCTGCTCCAGGAGTACATTATGAATGAAAGTGGAGTCATTTACATGGGGTCCACTGAGAGGATTGACGGTATTTCCTGGAGTTATGGACAG TTTGAGGACTATGTGATGGACATCTGTTTTGAAGTCCTGAACAACTCCAAGGAGGCCCTCAAAAACTCTGAGATGGACATCAACCTCAGATCTGACCCTGTCTATGTCAGCAGGATAATCACTGCAATG GTGAACTCTAATGGTGACAGGGGTGTGTTGACTGGTCGTTGGCATGAGCCGTACTCTGATGGAGTAGCACCGACCAAATGGACCGGCAGCGTGCCGATCCTCCAACAATGGAGCAGGGCCGGGGCGGGGCCGGTCAAATATGGCCAGTGCTGGGTGTTTGCTGCTGTCGCCTGTACAG TGCTGCGCTGTTTGGGAATTCCAACACGCCTAATCACCAACTTTAACTCAGCCCACGATGTCGATGGGAACCTCTCCGTCGACATCCTGCTAAATGAAAAACTGGAGAGAGTTGACAGCAGGAACAAGGCAGACAGTAGCTG GAACTTCCACTGCTGGGTTGAGTCTTGGATGAGGAGAGGGGATCTTCCCAAAGGCAATGACGGCTGGCAGGTTTTGGACCCGACCCCTCAAGAACTGAGTGATG GCGAGTTTTGCTGCGGCCCGTGTCCAGTGACTGCCATCAAGGAGGGAAATCTCGCTGTAAAGTACGACGCTCCGTTTATTTTCGCCGAGGTGAATGCTGATACTATCTATTGGATCATTCACGACAATGGCCAAAGACAGAAG ATCAAAGTGGATCACACCGCTGTGGGGAGGAATATCAGCACCAAAAGTGTTTATGGGAACCAGAGAGAAGATGTCACTCTACGCTACAAATATCCTGAGG GCTcgatgaaggagagagaggtgtaTGAGAAGGCGGGACGCCGGTACCCAGAGCCGATCAATGAGAACACAGAACCAGGACTGAAACTGTCCATCAAGCATGCCAAGCCTGTATTTGGGACAGACTTTGATGTCTTTGTTGAG GTAAAGAATGAAGGAGGCAGTGAGGCTCATGCTCAGCTGACCATAATCGTCACTGCTGCAACTTACAGTTCTCTCCACCGCGGGGAGTGCAAGAGACAAAAAATCAATGTGACAGTGCCAGCTCACAAAG CCCACAGGGAAGTGCTGCGTCTGCACTACGACGACTACGCTCATTGTGTGTCCGAGCATCATCTGATCAAGGTGAGAGCCTTCTTGGACTCTTCAGGAAACGGCGACCCCATCATGACCACGGCCAACATCCCACTGAGCATGCCTGAGGTCCTTGTGCAG GTGCCTGGGAAGGCTGTTGAATTCGAaacagctaaagcattctttacctTCACCAATCCCCTCCCAGTTCCTCTTGTCGGTGGTGTGTTCACCGTGGAAGGGGCCGGTCTGCTGGTGGCCACTGAGATCCCTGTCAG TGGTGATATATTACCGGGCCAGGAGGTGTCTGTCGGGCTCTCGTTCTCACCCATCCGTTCTGGGGTGAGAACGCTCATTGTGGACTTTGAATCAAACAGGCTGAAGGACGTGAAGGGAGTCGCCACCGTAGTTGTCCACAGGAAATACCGCCCTATAATTGTTACATGTTATTGA
- the LOC119195898 gene encoding histone H2B 1/2-like has translation MPEVVKAPKKGSKKAVSKAVSKSGKKKRKTRKESYAIYVYKVMKQVHPDTGISSKAMGIMNSFVSDIFERIAGEASRLAHYNKRSTITSREIQTAVRLLLPGELAKHAVSEGTKAVTKYTSSK, from the coding sequence ATGCCTGAAGTTGTGAAAGCGCCCAAGAAGGGCTCCAAGAAAGCCGTGTCTAAGGCCGTCAGCAAGAGcggcaagaagaagaggaagaccagGAAGGAGAGCTACGCCATCTACGTGTACAAGGTGATgaagcaggtccaccctgacaCCGGCATCTCCTCCAAGGCAATGGGCATCATGAACTCGTTCGTGAGCGACATCTTTGAGCGCATCGCCGGTGAGGCCTCTCGTCTGGCTCACTACAACAAGCgctccaccatcacctccagGGAGATCCAGACCGCCGTCCGCCTGTTGCTGCCCGGCGAGCTGGCGAAGCACGCCGTGTCTGAGGGAACCAAGGCCGTGACCAAGTACACCAGCTCTAAGTAG
- the LOC119195870 gene encoding histone H1-like, whose product MAEEAPAPAAAAPKAAKKKASKPKKVGPSVSDLIVKTVAASKERSGVSAAAVKKALTAGGYDVDKNKARVKTAIKSLVAKGTLVQIKGIGASGSFKMSKTTADKPAKKAAPKAKKPAAKKPVAAQKPKAAAVKKVVAAKKSPKKATKPAAAKNVAKSPKKVAKSPKKVAKSPKKVVKKAPAAKKAPVKKAAKPKAKKAAPKKK is encoded by the coding sequence ATGGCAGAAGAAGCTCCAGCAccagccgccgccgcgcccAAAGCAGCCAAGAAGAAGGCGTCCAAGCCCAAGAAGGTCGGTCCCAGTGTCTCTGACCTCATCGTGAAAACTGTGGCCGCATCCAAGGAGCGGAGCGGCGTGTCTGCTGCCGCCGTCAAGAAGGCTCTGACCGCCGGAGGATACGATGTGGACAAGAACAAGGCCCGCGTCAAGACCGCCATCAAGAGCCTGGTGGCCAAGGGGACTCTGGTCCAGATCAAGGGGATCGGGGCCTCTGGCTCCTTCAAGATGAGCAAGACCACCGCCGACAAACCGGCAAAGAAAGCCGCTCCTAAAGCCAAGAAGCCCGCAGCGAAGAAACCTGTAGCGGCCCAAAAGCCCAAAGCAGCGGCAGTTAAGAAAGTTGTAGCCGCTAAGAAGTCACCGAAGAAGGCCACGAAACCCGCAGCGGCCAAAAATGTGGCCAAGAGCCCCAAAAAGGTAGCCAAGAGCCCCAAAAAGGTAGCCAAGAGCCCCAAGAAGGTGGTGAAAAAGGCCCCCGCAGCCAAGAAAGCCCCTGTGAAGAAGGCTGCTAAGCCCAAGGCCAAGAAAGCAGCACCCAAAAAGAAGTGA
- the LOC119195874 gene encoding histone H3 encodes MARTKQTARKSTGGKAPRKQLATKAARKSAPATGGVKKPHRYRPGTVALREIRRYQKSTELLIRKLPFQRLVREIAQDFKTDLRFQSSAVMALQESSEAYLVGLFEDTNLCAIHAKRVTIMPKDIQLARRIRGERA; translated from the coding sequence ATGGCACGAACCAAGCAGACCGCCCGTAAGTCCACCGGAGGCAAAGCCCCCAGGAAGCAGCTGGCCACCAAGGCTGCCCGTAAGAGCGCCCCGGCCACCGGCGGCGTGAAGAAACCTCACCGTTACAGGCCCGGTACCGTGGCTCTGAGAGAGATCCGTCGCTACCAGAAATCCACGGAGCTGCTGATCCGCAAGCTGCCCTTCCAGCGTCTGGTGAGGGAAATCGCTCAGGACTTCAAGACGGATCTGCGCTTCCAGAGCTCCGCTGTTATGGCTCTGCAGGAGTCCAGCGAGGCTTACCTGGTGGGTCTGTTCGAGGACACCAACCTGTGCGCCATCCACGCCAAGAGGGTCACCATCATGCCCAAAGACATCCAGCTGGCCCGTCGCATCCGCGGAGAGCGAGCTTAA
- the LOC119195868 gene encoding histone H1-like, which yields MDDKQGQPVHTYADIEERGFSLKRPIKKSKLSKARVKTAIKSLVAKGTLVQIKGIGASGSFKMSKTTADKPAKKAAPKAKKPAVKKPVAAKKPKAAAVKKVVAAKKSPKKATKPAAAKNVAKSPKKVAKSPKKVAKSSKKVAKSPKKVVKKAPAAKKAPVKKAAKPKAKKAAPKKK from the exons ATGGATGACAAACAAGGCCAGCCAGTCCACACATACGCAGACATTGAAGAGCGAGGATTCTCACTAAA AAGaccaataaaaaaatcaaaactcaGCAAGGCCCGCGTCAAGACCGCCATCAAGAGCCTGGTGGCCAAGGGGACTCTGGTCCAGATCAAGGGGATCGGGGCCTCTGGCTCCTTCAAGATGAGCAAGACCACCGCCGACAAACCGGCAAAGAAAGCCGCTCCTAAAGCCAAGAAGCCCGCAGTGAAGAAACCCGTAGCGGCCAAAAAGCCCAAAGCAGCGGCAGTTAAGAAAGTTGTAGCCGCTAAGAAGTCACCAAAGAAGGCCACGAAACCTGCAGCGGCCAAAAATGTGGCCAAGAGCCCCAAGAAGGTGGCCAAGAGCCCCAAGAAGGTGGCCAAGAGCTCCAAGAAGGTAGCCAAGAGCCCCAAGAAGGTGGTGAAAAAGGCCCCCGCAGCCAAGAAAGCCCCTGTGAAGAAGGCTGCTAAGCCCAAGGCCAAGAAGGCAGCACCCAAGAAGAAGTGA
- the LOC119195910 gene encoding histone H4, protein MSGRGKGGKGLGKGGAKRHRKVLRDNIQGITKPAIRRLARRGGVKRISGLIYEETRGVLKVFLENVIRDAVTYTEHAKRKTVTAMDVVYALKRQGRTLYGFGG, encoded by the coding sequence ATGAGCGGCAGAGGTAAGGGCGGAAAAGGACTCGGCAAAGGAGGCGCCAAGCGTCACCGTAAAGTCCTCCGTGATAACATCCAGGGAATCACCAAGCCCGCTATCCGCCGTCTGGCTCGCCGTGGTGGAGTGAAGCGCATCTCCGGTCTGATCTACGAGGAGACCCGCGGTGTGCTGAAGGTCTTCCTGGAGAACGTGATCCGTGATGCCGTCACCTACACCGAGCACGCCAAGAGGAAGACTGTGACCGCCATGGATGTGGTCTATGCCCTGAAGAGACAGGGTCGCACCCTGTACGGTTTCGGAGGATAA